One Acidobacteriota bacterium DNA window includes the following coding sequences:
- a CDS encoding cobalamin-binding protein, producing MDTLAQLAEMLQRGEDQEVLRLTRAAVAQGLPAGRILNDGLIAGMHVVGERFKRHDIFLPDVLLAARAMYAGMEQLKPLLIRDGVPARGRVVLGTVQGDLHDIGKNLVAIMLRGAGYEVVDLGHNVAPAAFVDAAEREGARVIGLSALLTTTMPVMRQVVDLLRERGLAGRVRVIVGGAPVSADFAREIGADDYGYDGASAVDKVAALMEAR from the coding sequence ATGGATACGCTGGCCCAGTTGGCCGAGATGCTGCAGCGCGGCGAGGACCAGGAGGTGCTCCGGCTCACCCGCGCGGCGGTGGCGCAGGGGCTTCCTGCCGGCCGGATCCTCAACGACGGGCTCATCGCCGGCATGCACGTGGTCGGTGAGCGCTTTAAGCGCCACGACATCTTTCTGCCCGATGTGCTGCTGGCGGCCCGGGCCATGTACGCCGGCATGGAGCAACTCAAGCCGCTCCTGATCCGGGACGGGGTGCCCGCGCGGGGGCGGGTGGTGCTGGGTACGGTGCAGGGCGACCTCCACGACATCGGCAAAAACCTCGTGGCCATCATGCTGCGGGGCGCCGGTTACGAAGTGGTGGACCTGGGACACAACGTCGCCCCGGCGGCCTTCGTCGACGCGGCCGAGCGGGAGGGCGCCCGGGTGATCGGCCTGTCGGCGCTCCTGACCACCACCATGCCGGTGATGCGGCAGGTGGTGGACCTCCTCCGCGAGCGAGGCCTGGCGGGCCGCGTGCGCGTCATCGTCGGCGGCGCGCCTGTGTCGGCCGATTTCGCCCGCGAGATCGGCGCCGATGATTACGGCTACGACGGCGCCAGCGCCGTGGACAAGGTGGCCGCCCTGATGGAGGCGCGCTGA
- a CDS encoding glycine--tRNA ligase subunit alpha, with product MTLQDIILRLQDFWNRQGCIIQQPYDVEVGAGTMHPETFLRVLGPEPYRVAYVMPSRRPTDGRYGENPNRVQKHLQFQVILKPAPADMQAVYIRSLEALGIDLRLHDFRFEEDNWESPTLGAWGVGWQVLLDGLEITQFTYFQQAGGLELNPVSGEITYGLERIGTFIAGVDNIFHLAWQQDYSYGDVRHWEEVEFSRYNFEEADVAMQWKLFELYEAECQRLIGCDLILPAYDCCLKCSHTFNLLDARGAISVTQRVGLIGRVRKLACAIARAYVRKREEMGFPFLRAAAGGEA from the coding sequence TTGACGCTGCAAGACATCATCCTCCGCCTGCAGGATTTTTGGAACCGGCAGGGCTGCATCATCCAGCAACCGTACGACGTGGAAGTGGGCGCTGGAACCATGCATCCCGAGACGTTCCTGCGGGTGCTGGGGCCCGAGCCGTACCGGGTGGCGTACGTCATGCCCTCGCGCCGCCCCACCGACGGCCGCTACGGCGAGAACCCCAACCGCGTCCAGAAGCACCTCCAGTTCCAGGTGATCCTCAAGCCCGCCCCCGCCGACATGCAGGCCGTCTACATCCGCAGCCTCGAGGCCCTGGGCATCGACCTGCGCCTGCACGACTTTCGCTTCGAGGAGGACAACTGGGAATCGCCCACCCTCGGCGCCTGGGGCGTGGGGTGGCAAGTCCTGCTCGACGGACTGGAGATCACCCAGTTCACCTACTTCCAGCAGGCCGGCGGCCTGGAGCTCAACCCTGTCTCGGGCGAGATCACCTACGGCCTGGAGCGGATCGGCACATTCATCGCCGGCGTGGACAACATCTTCCATCTGGCGTGGCAGCAGGACTATTCCTACGGCGACGTCCGGCACTGGGAGGAAGTGGAGTTCTCCCGCTACAACTTCGAGGAAGCCGACGTGGCCATGCAGTGGAAGCTGTTCGAGCTGTACGAGGCCGAGTGCCAGCGCCTCATCGGGTGCGACCTGATCCTGCCTGCCTACGACTGCTGCCTGAAATGCTCCCACACCTTCAACCTGCTCGACGCCCGCGGCGCCATCTCCGTCACCCAGCGGGTGGGGCTCATCGGGCGCGTCCGGAAACTCGCCTGCGCCATCGCGCGGGCCTACGTGCGCAAGCGCGAGGAGATGGGCTTCCCGTTTCTGCGCGCCGCCGCCGGCGGGGAGGCGTGA
- a CDS encoding methionine synthase I, cobalamin-binding domain-containing protein, which produces MRPILERVGCGEVLLADGAMGTQLMARGLKTGECPEALNLDRPDVVASVSADYAAAGADIVQTNTFGGSPLKLALYGLEGQTEAINAAAVAAARRGAGGGVYVAASCGPTGRMLQPYGDTPPAVVADAFARQLAALAAAGVDLIVVETMTDLAEAVLAVTAARTTAPGVPVAATMTFDVTPNGFFTIMGVDIPRAVRELAAAGAHILGSNCGVGIEPMVAVAAELRRATDRPLLVQANAGLPRMRDGAPVWPETPDVYAGRAAAFPTLGVGIIGGCCGTTPAHIAALRRMLDARH; this is translated from the coding sequence ATGCGGCCGATCCTCGAGCGCGTGGGCTGCGGCGAGGTACTGCTGGCCGACGGTGCCATGGGCACCCAGCTCATGGCCCGGGGCCTCAAGACCGGCGAGTGTCCCGAGGCGCTCAACCTTGACCGCCCCGACGTCGTGGCGTCCGTCTCCGCCGACTACGCCGCTGCGGGCGCCGACATCGTTCAGACCAACACCTTCGGCGGCTCCCCCCTGAAGCTCGCCCTCTACGGCCTGGAGGGACAGACCGAGGCCATCAACGCCGCGGCGGTGGCCGCCGCGCGGCGGGGCGCCGGCGGCGGCGTCTACGTGGCCGCCTCCTGCGGGCCCACCGGTCGGATGCTCCAGCCGTACGGCGACACGCCCCCCGCGGTGGTGGCCGACGCGTTTGCCCGGCAACTCGCCGCGCTGGCTGCGGCCGGCGTGGACCTGATCGTCGTGGAGACCATGACCGACCTGGCCGAGGCGGTCCTGGCGGTGACGGCCGCCCGGACGACGGCGCCCGGGGTGCCCGTGGCCGCCACCATGACCTTCGACGTCACGCCGAACGGTTTTTTCACCATCATGGGCGTGGACATCCCCCGCGCGGTTCGGGAGCTGGCTGCGGCCGGCGCCCACATCCTCGGCTCCAACTGCGGCGTGGGCATCGAGCCCATGGTCGCCGTGGCCGCCGAGTTGCGCCGCGCCACCGACCGGCCGCTGCTGGTGCAGGCCAACGCCGGGCTGCCCCGGATGCGCGACGGCGCGCCGGTGTGGCCCGAGACGCCCGACGTCTACGCCGGGCGGGCGGCGGCGTTCCCGACGCTTGGCGTGGGAATCATCGGCGGCTGCTGCGGCACGACACCCGCTCACATCGCGGCACTGCGCCGGATGCTGGACGCCCGGCACTGA
- a CDS encoding glycine--tRNA ligase subunit beta — MGAEFLLEIGTEEIPAGMIRDALDHLADAVTQTLARHGLAGGEAWRSATPRRLVVRIANVPERQADRDEEVVGPPASAGVDAAGAWTRAALGFAAKQGVAAAALAVTETPKGRYVAIRKRIAGRAATDVLADALPGIIRGIPFPKTMYWREDKFRFVRPIRSLLALLGGVVVPFEVAGVAAGDHSFGHRFLGAAAFPVKDFADYERRLTENGVILDAGRRREKIQTEIARIEAETGLRAARDPELLEQVVFLNESPTVILGAFEERFLAIPAEVLVTVMRHHQKYFSLNRPNGSLAPRFLAVINMDADREGLIRTGHERVLKARLVDAEFFWNNDRKLKLAERAPSLEGILFQEALGSYGAKTHRVEALAVWLAEHLGESAATRDAVAEAAALCKVDLATEMVKELTELQGVMGGLYARAEGCPPEVWQAIYEHYRPEGMDDPIPASLTGAILSVADKADTVAGMLGLGFVPTGSKDPFGLRRMATGIYRILLEKDLDVDLAEVFLRATAGLGELATAPADESAAVLQELLEGRLRFLYGQAGFRYDEINAVIAAAVRRPADGRRRLEALKAIRTVTAFASIFTAGKRIRNILDKQAAPPEGEPDATLYAEAAERRLGATLGDLGPRVRAAITDRRYADALALIEQFAQPVDAFFDGVLVMHGDAAIRANRLRLLRSIGELFDSFCDFSRFVLEETKSVNP; from the coding sequence ATGGGCGCGGAGTTTCTCCTCGAGATCGGCACCGAGGAAATCCCGGCCGGCATGATCCGGGACGCCCTGGACCATCTGGCCGACGCAGTGACGCAGACGCTGGCTCGCCACGGCCTGGCCGGCGGCGAGGCGTGGCGCTCGGCCACGCCGCGGCGCCTCGTCGTGCGCATCGCCAACGTGCCTGAGCGGCAGGCCGACCGCGACGAGGAGGTGGTGGGCCCGCCCGCCTCGGCCGGCGTGGATGCCGCCGGCGCCTGGACCCGCGCCGCGCTGGGTTTTGCCGCCAAGCAGGGCGTCGCCGCCGCCGCGCTGGCCGTGACGGAAACCCCCAAGGGGCGCTACGTCGCCATTCGGAAACGCATCGCCGGCCGCGCCGCCACCGACGTGCTGGCCGATGCACTCCCTGGCATCATCCGCGGCATCCCCTTCCCGAAAACCATGTACTGGCGCGAGGACAAGTTCCGGTTCGTGCGGCCCATCCGCTCCCTGCTGGCCCTGCTGGGCGGGGTGGTGGTCCCCTTCGAGGTGGCCGGCGTGGCCGCCGGCGACCATTCCTTCGGCCACCGCTTTCTCGGGGCCGCCGCCTTCCCCGTGAAGGACTTTGCCGACTACGAGCGCCGGCTGACTGAAAACGGCGTGATCCTGGACGCCGGCCGGCGCCGCGAGAAGATCCAGACCGAGATCGCCCGGATCGAGGCCGAGACGGGCCTCCGGGCGGCGCGCGATCCGGAGCTCCTGGAGCAGGTGGTGTTCCTCAACGAGTCGCCCACTGTCATCCTGGGCGCCTTCGAGGAACGGTTTCTGGCCATCCCGGCCGAGGTGCTGGTCACCGTAATGCGGCACCATCAGAAGTATTTCTCGCTCAACCGGCCCAACGGGAGCCTGGCCCCCCGCTTTCTCGCCGTGATCAACATGGATGCCGACCGCGAGGGCCTGATCCGGACCGGTCACGAGCGGGTTCTCAAGGCCCGGCTGGTGGATGCCGAGTTCTTCTGGAATAACGACCGCAAACTGAAGCTGGCCGAGCGGGCGCCGTCGCTGGAGGGCATCCTTTTCCAGGAGGCGCTGGGAAGCTACGGCGCGAAGACGCACCGCGTCGAGGCCCTGGCTGTCTGGCTGGCGGAGCACCTGGGCGAATCGGCCGCCACGCGAGACGCCGTGGCCGAGGCGGCGGCGCTTTGCAAGGTGGACCTGGCCACCGAGATGGTTAAGGAGCTCACCGAGCTGCAGGGCGTCATGGGCGGCCTGTACGCCCGCGCGGAGGGCTGCCCCCCGGAAGTGTGGCAGGCGATCTACGAGCACTACCGGCCGGAGGGCATGGACGATCCCATCCCCGCCTCCCTCACCGGCGCGATCCTGTCCGTCGCGGACAAGGCCGACACGGTGGCCGGCATGCTGGGCCTGGGATTCGTGCCCACCGGCTCGAAGGATCCGTTCGGGCTGCGCCGCATGGCCACCGGCATCTACCGCATCCTGCTGGAGAAGGATTTGGACGTGGACCTGGCCGAGGTGTTCCTCCGGGCGACCGCCGGCCTCGGCGAGCTGGCCACGGCGCCGGCGGACGAGTCGGCCGCCGTGCTGCAGGAGCTGCTGGAGGGGCGCTTGCGCTTCCTTTACGGGCAGGCTGGCTTCCGTTACGACGAGATCAACGCCGTGATCGCCGCGGCTGTGCGGCGGCCGGCCGACGGGCGGCGCCGTCTCGAGGCGCTCAAGGCGATCCGCACGGTGACCGCCTTTGCGTCCATCTTCACAGCCGGCAAGCGGATCCGCAACATCCTGGACAAACAGGCCGCGCCGCCCGAGGGCGAGCCGGACGCGACGCTGTACGCCGAGGCGGCGGAGCGGCGGCTCGGCGCGACGCTGGGCGACCTGGGCCCCCGCGTCCGCGCCGCCATCACCGACCGCCGGTACGCCGACGCACTGGCGCTCATCGAGCAGTTCGCCCAGCCCGTGGACGCGTTCTTCGACGGCGTGCTGGTCATGCACGGAGACGCCGCGATCCGGGCCAACCGGCTCCGGCTGCTGCGGTCCATCGGCGAGCTGTTCGATTCGTTCTGCGATTTTTCCCGGTTCGTGCTCGAAGAAACCAAATCCGTTAACCCATAA